The following are encoded in a window of Anopheles stephensi strain Indian chromosome X, UCI_ANSTEP_V1.0, whole genome shotgun sequence genomic DNA:
- the LOC118517374 gene encoding pupal cuticle protein 27, with amino-acid sequence MKSLLLLSAIVTIIAAQRDYTTPVPILKQINRHNEDGSYSYGYEAADGTFKIETKYPNGEVQGKYGYVDDGGKLREIEYGASNRGFEPQGTDINVPPPTLSNSNYPPLGPNEEDDGQYREDPSIYYKDSRYNSKPAPYNPRPAPVAYNPAPQQYYRNTAAPEPAAPAYQPQPQHRFQAPQQQPQQYYQPAAPVPQQRADYWHPNAKVDINTGSYSLSYTGR; translated from the exons TTACTACTCTCCGCGATAGTGACGATTATTGCGGCCCAGAGAGACTACACCACGCCGGTACCTATTCTGAAGCAGATCAACAGACACAATGAGGATGGCAGTTACAGCTACGGTTACGAGGCAGCGGACGGTACGTTTAAGATCGAGACCAAGTACCCGAACGGTGAGGTGCAGGGCAAGTACGGTTACGTCGATGATGGTGGCAAGCTGCGCGAAATCGAGTACGGTGCGAGTAATCGCGGTTTCGAACCACAGG GTACAGACATCAACGTGCCACCACCAACGTTGAGCAACAGCAACTACCCACCGCTCGGTCCGAACGAGGAAGATGACGGCCAGTACCGGGAAGACCCGAGCATCTACTACAAGGACTCACGTTACAACTCGAAACCGGCACCGTACAATCCGCGCCCGGCACCGGTAGCGTACAACCCGGCACCGCAGCAGTACTACCGCAACACGGCCGCTCCGGAACCGGCGGCACCCGCCTACCAGCCCCAGCCGCAGCATCGGTTCCAggcaccgcagcagcagccgcagcagtaCTACCAGCCGGCTGCACCCGTGCCACAGCAGCGCGCCGACTACTGGCACCCGAACGCGAAGGTGGACATCAACACTGGCTCGTACTCGCTTAGCTACACCGGCAGATAA